The following DNA comes from Gemella massiliensis.
TATCTTTTTGAGAAATTTCTACTGAAAGTTCAGATGTAACGGGTTGGAAATCTGATTTTTTAACAGTAATTTTGAAAGAAGCATTTTTTATATCAACACTATCTAAATTGCTAATATTTTGCCCTGTAGTTTTAACAGAAGTTTTTAATAACTCTTTGAATTTTTCATCATTACCTGAATAAGATAATACATAATTGTCACCTTGTGCTTCTACTTTAAAATCATTAGCATTATTTTTGTAATAATTTAATGCATCTTCAGTATTACCGACATTTTTTAACGATTCAATTTGTTTTTGGAATGTCCCACTGATTGGAAGTTTAGACCAATTAGTTTGGCTGCCTTGTTTTGCATATAGTACATTATCTTTAAGGTATATCGACATTTTTTGGCTTTGAGTCGCTATTTTTGATTCTGAATCTACCAATAAACTTAGAGGTTCAGTTGCTACTGATCCGTTCATCTTCATGATAACTTCTCGTGTTGTGTTATTGTTAGTCATTTTCACATTGATATCAGAAGTGAATTTTGCACTTTTAATATTTTTAGCCGCCTCAACATATTTATCCACAGCTTCTTGTGAAGAAATAGTTTTAGTGCCACCTCCGCCTGAACTGCACGCAGCAAGAACTACGGTTAGTAGCATAGTAGTGAATAAGAATAAAATACGTTTAATAGATTTTTTCATAATATCCTCCAATATTTTAATTTATATACATATGAATATATGTACTACAATAATGATAATATATATTAAAAAATAAATCAACTTAAAAGAGAGAATATGAAATATTTTTGAGAATGTTTGCAAATGCTTGAAATTAAGGTTTTGTCGTTATTTAATAATATAGTGATTAGGGTTTTTCATGTGTTTTTTATAATCCTTATTATCTTATCTAAAAGTGGAGTAATAACTATAAGGTGTTGATCTAAAAGATAAAAATTTTAATTGAATTACTTATTAATGGTTAGCCGTAGAGTTATCATTTTATTATAGATATGCTATAATCATAATATAGATAATGTGCAGAGGTAAACAATATGGAACAGTATATAATGGCAATAGATCAAGGGACTACTAGTTCAAGGGCAATAATTTTTAATAAAAAAGCGGAGATTGTGGCAAGCAGTCAAAAAGAATTTCCGCAAATTTTTCCAAAAGCCGGATGGGTGGAACATGATGCGAATGTTATCTGGAATTCCGTTCAATCCGTAATAGCAGAAGTTTTTATTGAAAGTGGGATAAAACCGGTACAAATAAAGAGTATTGGAATAACAAACCAGAGAGAAACGACTGTTATTTGGGATAAAAAGACCGGAGAGCCAATCTATAATGCAATAGTTTGGCAATCACGACAAACTGCAAAAATAGCAGAGGATTTAAAAGAATGCGGTTTTGAAAAAATAATTCATGAAAAAACTGGACTTGTCGTTGATGCCTATTTTTCTGCAACAAAAGTAAGATGGCTTCTTGATAATGTAGAAAACGCACAGCAACGTGCCGAAAATGGAGAATTACTTTTTGGCACGATTGATACTTGGTTAGTATGGAAATTAACAGGTGGAAGAACTCATGTAACAGATTATACAAACGCTGCCAGAACAATGCTATATAATATAAAAGAATTAAAATGGGATGATGAAATATTGAAACTTTTAAATATCCCTAAGATTATGTTGCCGGAAGTAAAATCAAACTCGGAAATTTACGGTGTAACAACGGATTATCATTTTTACGGCGGTGAAGTGGTTATCAGCGGTATGGCAGGCGATCAACAAGCTGCATTATTTGGGCAACTTGCTTTTGATAAAGGAATGATAAAGAATACCTATGGGACAGGATCATTTATTATTATGAATACGGGAGAACGCATGGAGTTGTCAAATAATAATTTATTGACTACCATAGCTTATGGAATAGACGGTAAGATAAATTATGCACTAGAAGGTTCTATTTTTATAGCAGGTAGTGCAATTCAATGGCTTCGTGACAGTCTAAAAATGATAAAAAAATCTGCGGATAGTGAAAAATTAGCACTGCAATCGACCAGTGATGATGAAATTTATTTAGTGCCGGCTTTCACCGGATTGGGAGCACCTTATTGGAATTCTAATGCACGCGGAGCAATGTTCGGCTTAACCCGGGGATCAACTAAAGAAGATATTGTAAAAGCTACTTTACAATCAATAGCCTACCAAGTAAGGGATATAGTTGATACTATGAAAATAGATGCTCATATAGAAATTCCTCTCTTGAAAGTAGACGGGGGAGCGGCTCTTAATGATTATTTGTTACAATTTCAAGCTGATATACTCGGTGTGAAAATAGCCAGGGCGGAAAATTTGGAAACAACAGCACTGGGAGCAGCATTTTTAGCAGGGCTTTCGGTGGGATATTGGAAAAATATTGAAGAAATCAAAAATTTGAATTCAGCAGGGAAACTTTTTATTCCTAATATGACAGATAAAAGGCGTGAAAAACTTTATAAAGGCTGGTGTCAAGCTGTAAAGGCTACACAGGTATTTTCCGAAGAATAAGATTGTGTCAAAATTATAAGATAAAATGTAAACATTTTACCTTATAGCTAGAACTTTTATACTTTTTTTTATACAATAAGTAGTAGATGAGAAAAATATAATGAAAAATGTTAAGGAGAAGTAATAATGAGTAGCTTAAATAAACGATTAGCCCATTTATTGGAAAAATTAGAACAAGGTGGAGCGCTGGAGAAAAAGAAAGTTAATGTTTTAAAATTTAAAGATATTGAACTGGCAAAACATATTCAAAAAAGGTTTAAAGAACAATATCCGGAAATGGAAATACGCAGACTTTTGGAGAAAGTTCATTATGCCAATACCTACGAGGATAAAAAATTAAAAGAAATTGCATTTTTAGTTGATGAAATTAGCGAGTATATGTTTAAGTTGGAAGTAGCAAACCGTGATTTTGTTGTAGGATATTTTAATACATTGATTATTGATCCGCAACTCGAAATAACGGAGAAAAATTTTGTTTTAATGGAAATAGAAAGTCTTATAGAAAATAGTTTTTTGGTTTTACCGGAAATGGAGTAGTAATCGGTGAAAATATTAATACCCACAGCAAAAGAAATGAATCTTAATATAAAACATTATGACTTTTTAGATAAATTAAATCGAAATACTATAAAAATAATAGATGAATTTGCTAATAAGAGTTCAGAAGAATTAGCGAAAATATATAAGGTGAAGAGCGAAAAAGCAAAAATTGAACACAAATATTGGCAAGATTTAAAAAAGAGAAGAAGTTCTTTCTATACTGCACTGGAATTATTTAATGGGCTTATGTATAGAAATATCGCAAGAGACAGTTTTGATAATAGTGATGTTGAATATATTAAGGAAAATGTGTTGATAACTACGGCACTATGCGGAATAATTAATCTGTATGATTTTATTCCGGTGCATCGTTTAGATTTTTTACAAAAAGTTATGGTTGAAAATAAGACGTTAAAGTTTTTGTGGAGGGATAATTTTGACAGTCATGTAAAAGATGAAAGTTTGGTTATCTCGCTACTATCTAATGAATTTGAGGAGGTATTTTCAAAAAGTATTCGAGATAATTTTATAAAAGTTATCTTCATGGAAGAAAAAGATGGAGAACTTAAAATTCATTCAACAATTTCTAAAAAAGCACGAGGAAAATTTTTAACGAAATTGATAAAAGAAAAGGTAGAAAATATAGAGCAGTTAAAGAGAATAACTTTCGATAATTACAGTTATGATGGGAGTTTATCAGAGGATAAGAAGTTAGTATTTATCGCAAGGTAATACGTAAGAGAGGTTAGTAAAATGAAAGTAGAGATAGAAACTAAAAAATTATATTATGGTTTTCCGGTAATATTGGTCGGGTATAAGGATAGTAAGTGGAATTATAATGTAACGACATCCAGTTCGTCATATACGCTGGGTGATACGATAACAATGGCATTATCGAGTGCGAGTAATGCTGTAAAGAATATTAAACAATATAAAGAATTTACTGTTAATGTGCCACGTCAAAGTATTTTGAATAAGGTTGAAATTTGCGGTTTTTACTCCGGTCAAAATAAAATAGGAATGGCAGATATAACATATGATATAGGAAAATATGTTGATGCACCTTTACTTGACGAGTGTATGTTGTCAATAGAATGTACGGTGCATAGTATAATTGACCATAACGGATACACTAATTTCATAGGTACAATCAAGCGACGTTTAGTATGTGAAAATTTGATTGATGCTGAATCAAAGTTAATTGGAACCGAATTTAATCCGATTTATTACTTGGGTGATGACAATCAACGTATATATCGCTACTTTAACGAAGAAAGTAAGATTTCAGGTGAAAACATGGGTTGTTTTTCAGATGAAAGTATCTGCGGATAATATTGAATTTAGTTGTTAAAGTATTTGATAAATACTAATAATAAAATAAAAGACACTAAGAAGCCTTGAATAATCAAATCGTCTCTTATAAAAAAGAAGAGTTTTTTGGAATTTTAATATGCTTATAGGTGTCTTTTTTTATAAAATAAACAGAATAAAAGACGTTTTTTAGAAACGATCGAATCATTGACAGCAATAGTATTACATAGTACAATTTAAAGTGCTGAACGTAGAAAAAATTTAAAATTAATAAAGAAAAAGGTCATTTAGTTTTTTATTTTGAATTGATAAGTTTTTATTATGGCTGAAAGGAGGAAACAATATGTATAATTTACAAGTTCATAGTGCATATGATTTATTAAATAGTACAGTAAAATTAGAAGAATTATTTCAAAAGCTGGTAGACGATAACCAATATACAGTCGTTATTGCAGATCCGAATATGTACGGTGCAATAAAAGCGTATAAATTGGCAGATAAGTACAATATTAGACTTATACATGCGTTAGAAGTTAAATTGATGTACGGCATGAAATTATTAAAATTTAATATTTTATGCAAAACGGAACAGATGTTTTATACGTTACTGAATATTGCTACACAGTTTCAACATAATGAAGAGATAGATGTAGAAACATTTGCTCGGAAAATGGAAGAAAGTAGTGAACATTGTATATTAATAGTTGTTGATGAATTGTATGATAGTGTGGAGTTCAGTTATTTGAACCAGCTATTTGAGAATTGTGATTTTTATTTCGGCTATAACGAACAGTTCAATGAGAATATATATGTAGACTATGACAATATAGTTTATACTCAACCGAGTTATTACATAGATAATAAGGATTATCAGCAAGTAATTGTAAGTCGTGCTATTCGTGATAATAAAAAACTTAATATTGCTGAATTAACAGTGACAAGTGGGATACATTATGTTCGTACACAAGAAGACTTTAAAAAATTATTACAAAATAGTTCAGATTTAAAAAATGAAATTTTAACGCGTTCTTTAAAAATGCAGCAAAGTATAGTAAACAGCTGTCAATATAGTCTTGATTTTTCAGGTTACCATTTACCTAAGTATATTTACGGAGAACATGAAGAAATATACAATTCTATGACTAAAAAGGAGTATTTATCTTATCTTGTCTTAAAAGGTGCAAAGGAGAAATTGCAAGGTAAAGATGTTTATGTGTATAAAAAACGTTATGAATATGAATTGGAAATTATAGACGAAATGGGGTTTAATGACTATTTTTTAATTGTCTATGATTTTGTTAAATATGCTAAAGAACATAATATTTTGGTTGGTGCAGGACGAGGTAGCGCAGCGGGAAGTTTAGTTTGTTACTTATTAGATATTACCGAAGCGGATCCATTAGAATATAATTTATTGTTTGAACGTTTTTTAAACAAAGAGCGTATTTCATTACCGGATATTGATATAGATTTTCAGGATACACGTCGTGATGAAGTGATAAAATATGTTGAAAAAAAATATGGTGCGGATAAGGTAGCGCAAATTACTACGTTTACTACATTTCAGTCAAAAAGTGCAGCACGTGAAAGTGCACGTATTTTACAATTTGATGATGAAACATTAAAATTTATAAGTACCCATATCAGTTCTACACGTACGTTAAAGGAATGTTATAGGGAATCGCAGTCTTTAAGGAATTTTGTGAATTCAACTAATAGAAATAAACGTTGGTTCAGTATTGCAATCGGTTTGGAGAATTTACCGAAAAACACGTCAGTACATGCGGCGGGTATCGTTATCAGCGACAGTAAACCGTTAGTTGCATATACTCCTCTTGCACCATCCAATATGACACAGCACATTACACAGTGGACGATGGATGATATAGAATATGTAGGATTATTAAAAATTGATTTCCTCGGTATTCGTTATTTAACTATGATTGCAAATATTGTTGAACAAATTCATCATGATAATCCGGAGTTTGATATTAAACGTATTAATTATAAGGATCCAAAGGTATATAAGATTTTTGCCGCCGGGAGAACAGAAGGAATATTCCAATTTGAATCGAGTGGGATGAGAGAAAAATTATGTTTACTGCAACCTACGGAATTTAACGATATAGTAGCTATGAATGCACTGTATAGACCGGGACCTATGGCACAAGTAGAAACTTATATTAGGAGAAAACATGGTAAAGAATGTATAGAATATCCGCATAAAAAATTAGAGAAGATATTAAAAGATACATATGGGGTTATTGTTTATCAAGAACAAATTATGCTTATTGCGGTGAATTTTGCACATATGACACTTACCGAAGCGGATAATATGCGTCGTGCTGTTGGGAAAAAGAAAAAACAAGATTTAGAATATTATGGTAATATCTTTATTGAAAAAACTGTAAAAGCAGGTCATGATATTGAGATAGCGCGACATCTATTTGAATTAATAGTAACGTTTGCCAATTACGGATTTAATAAAAGTCATGCTGTTGTGTATAGTATGTTAGCTTACAGATTAGCATATTTAAAAGTATATTATACAAAATATTTTATGACAGCTCTTTTAAATAATGTTATCAGTAGTGAGAAAAAAATAAATGAATATAAGCAAGAATTAAGCAGTTTCGGAATAAACTTAATAAAACCGGACGTTAACGTTAGTCTTAGGGATTTTAGTGTTTATAAAAATGAGATAGTTTTTGCTCTTGTTGCCATAAAAAACGTCGGTTATCGAAGTGCTTTTGAAATTGTTCAAGACAGACTTAACTTTGGGAAATATTTGGATATTGATGATTTTTTAAAGAGAATGAATAAGAAAGTCGATTATCAAGCGGCAGTATCATTAGTAAAAGCCGGAGCATTGGATACTTTTGGGTATAACAGAGCAACATTAATGAATAAAGTAAAAGAATATTATGAAGATACACGTAATCATATGTATACCGTTCGTAATGCACTTTATGCAGAAAGCGGATTAACACTTAAAATAGAAGAGGTAGAAGATTATCCTATTCAAGAAAAAATTCGCATGGAAAAAGAAGCGACAGGAACATATTTTTTAAAACACCCTGTCCAGATTGAAAAAGAACGCTATACATATTTACCACTACATTATATCGGTAAAAATTTGGCGGACAGCTATGTTGAGGTAGTATCAAAAAAAGAAATAAAAACAAAAAACGGTGACTATATGGCATTTTTAACAGTTAATGACGGAAAAGGTGACTATGATGTAACTGTATTCCCAAGTGTTTATAAATATGCCGATGCTTTTATTGAGATTGGAAAATATGCTGTGGTAACTTTGAAAAAACAACTACGTGATGGACGTGAGCAGTACATACTCGAAAAAATAACAAGTTTAAAAAATTATAATCAATATTGTATAAATAATATAAAAAAGATTTATCTGGTAGCGGACAAAGAA
Coding sequences within:
- the glpK gene encoding glycerol kinase GlpK, whose product is MEQYIMAIDQGTTSSRAIIFNKKAEIVASSQKEFPQIFPKAGWVEHDANVIWNSVQSVIAEVFIESGIKPVQIKSIGITNQRETTVIWDKKTGEPIYNAIVWQSRQTAKIAEDLKECGFEKIIHEKTGLVVDAYFSATKVRWLLDNVENAQQRAENGELLFGTIDTWLVWKLTGGRTHVTDYTNAARTMLYNIKELKWDDEILKLLNIPKIMLPEVKSNSEIYGVTTDYHFYGGEVVISGMAGDQQAALFGQLAFDKGMIKNTYGTGSFIIMNTGERMELSNNNLLTTIAYGIDGKINYALEGSIFIAGSAIQWLRDSLKMIKKSADSEKLALQSTSDDEIYLVPAFTGLGAPYWNSNARGAMFGLTRGSTKEDIVKATLQSIAYQVRDIVDTMKIDAHIEIPLLKVDGGAALNDYLLQFQADILGVKIARAENLETTALGAAFLAGLSVGYWKNIEEIKNLNSAGKLFIPNMTDKRREKLYKGWCQAVKATQVFSEE
- the yaaA gene encoding peroxide stress protein YaaA, with the protein product MKILIPTAKEMNLNIKHYDFLDKLNRNTIKIIDEFANKSSEELAKIYKVKSEKAKIEHKYWQDLKKRRSSFYTALELFNGLMYRNIARDSFDNSDVEYIKENVLITTALCGIINLYDFIPVHRLDFLQKVMVENKTLKFLWRDNFDSHVKDESLVISLLSNEFEEVFSKSIRDNFIKVIFMEEKDGELKIHSTISKKARGKFLTKLIKEKVENIEQLKRITFDNYSYDGSLSEDKKLVFIAR
- a CDS encoding DUF6612 family protein produces the protein MKKSIKRILFLFTTMLLTVVLAACSSGGGGTKTISSQEAVDKYVEAAKNIKSAKFTSDINVKMTNNNTTREVIMKMNGSVATEPLSLLVDSESKIATQSQKMSIYLKDNVLYAKQGSQTNWSKLPISGTFQKQIESLKNVGNTEDALNYYKNNANDFKVEAQGDNYVLSYSGNDEKFKELLKTSVKTTGQNISNLDSVDIKNASFKITVKKSDFQPVTSELSVEISQKDKPENNYKMDIKYTFSDINSTTVPTPEGIK
- a CDS encoding DNA polymerase III subunit alpha — translated: MYNLQVHSAYDLLNSTVKLEELFQKLVDDNQYTVVIADPNMYGAIKAYKLADKYNIRLIHALEVKLMYGMKLLKFNILCKTEQMFYTLLNIATQFQHNEEIDVETFARKMEESSEHCILIVVDELYDSVEFSYLNQLFENCDFYFGYNEQFNENIYVDYDNIVYTQPSYYIDNKDYQQVIVSRAIRDNKKLNIAELTVTSGIHYVRTQEDFKKLLQNSSDLKNEILTRSLKMQQSIVNSCQYSLDFSGYHLPKYIYGEHEEIYNSMTKKEYLSYLVLKGAKEKLQGKDVYVYKKRYEYELEIIDEMGFNDYFLIVYDFVKYAKEHNILVGAGRGSAAGSLVCYLLDITEADPLEYNLLFERFLNKERISLPDIDIDFQDTRRDEVIKYVEKKYGADKVAQITTFTTFQSKSAARESARILQFDDETLKFISTHISSTRTLKECYRESQSLRNFVNSTNRNKRWFSIAIGLENLPKNTSVHAAGIVISDSKPLVAYTPLAPSNMTQHITQWTMDDIEYVGLLKIDFLGIRYLTMIANIVEQIHHDNPEFDIKRINYKDPKVYKIFAAGRTEGIFQFESSGMREKLCLLQPTEFNDIVAMNALYRPGPMAQVETYIRRKHGKECIEYPHKKLEKILKDTYGVIVYQEQIMLIAVNFAHMTLTEADNMRRAVGKKKKQDLEYYGNIFIEKTVKAGHDIEIARHLFELIVTFANYGFNKSHAVVYSMLAYRLAYLKVYYTKYFMTALLNNVISSEKKINEYKQELSSFGINLIKPDVNVSLRDFSVYKNEIVFALVAIKNVGYRSAFEIVQDRLNFGKYLDIDDFLKRMNKKVDYQAAVSLVKAGALDTFGYNRATLMNKVKEYYEDTRNHMYTVRNALYAESGLTLKIEEVEDYPIQEKIRMEKEATGTYFLKHPVQIEKERYTYLPLHYIGKNLADSYVEVVSKKEIKTKNGDYMAFLTVNDGKGDYDVTVFPSVYKYADAFIEIGKYAVVTLKKQLRDGREQYILEKITSLKNYNQYCINNIKKIYLVADKESGELLSRYKTTEKGIKVVSLLANDSNKATAVKIKNEQEFVHNFLKTYPDKPIKIEYKDK
- a CDS encoding flavin reductase family protein — its product is MKVEIETKKLYYGFPVILVGYKDSKWNYNVTTSSSSYTLGDTITMALSSASNAVKNIKQYKEFTVNVPRQSILNKVEICGFYSGQNKIGMADITYDIGKYVDAPLLDECMLSIECTVHSIIDHNGYTNFIGTIKRRLVCENLIDAESKLIGTEFNPIYYLGDDNQRIYRYFNEESKISGENMGCFSDESICG